A genome region from Dehalogenimonas sp. THU2 includes the following:
- a CDS encoding ATP phosphoribosyltransferase regulatory subunit: protein MSQDRCRGCRDIVPAEMLKFRLAESVFIDTALKWGYEEVRTPTLEYLHLFTSTGTLTPGMLGQVYSFLDWDGWSGERVVMRPDGTIPIARLFADNMAGRDVARLFYVINVFRFQDNPGASRERWQCGAELIGANSALADAELVCMALEVMELLGLNARVKISHSGVIQAVLTQLEPNAEARHKLFDEILDGNETVLSRLKERQPELMAGLEILLNVTGATSDYLDNLRSLFVYSADLEAATASFSDTLDMLDELGVAYDIDLASGRGFEYYTGAIFHFFIDDKALGGGGRYDNLIGLMGGEPRPAAGFALYLDEIMKYVDILGYSIDEPDRFLINFPPGAEAHAFSVATELRDADYTAEIKMGDPDVQEYDWVLNITGDGTLVLSDTETDEEFEFDTVDEMIEMLGGEASEE, encoded by the coding sequence ATGAGTCAAGACCGGTGTCGCGGTTGTCGCGATATTGTCCCGGCAGAAATGCTGAAATTCCGCTTGGCGGAATCGGTTTTCATCGATACGGCGCTCAAATGGGGCTACGAAGAAGTTCGCACCCCCACCCTGGAATATTTACACCTGTTCACCTCCACCGGCACACTTACCCCCGGCATGCTGGGTCAGGTGTATTCTTTCCTTGATTGGGATGGCTGGAGCGGTGAGCGTGTAGTAATGCGTCCTGACGGCACCATTCCCATCGCCCGCCTTTTCGCCGATAACATGGCGGGCCGGGACGTGGCCCGGCTTTTCTATGTGATCAACGTTTTCCGCTTTCAGGACAATCCCGGCGCCAGCCGTGAGCGCTGGCAATGCGGCGCCGAACTAATCGGCGCCAATTCCGCTCTGGCCGACGCCGAACTGGTGTGCATGGCACTGGAAGTGATGGAACTGCTGGGACTCAACGCCCGGGTCAAGATATCCCATTCCGGCGTCATCCAGGCGGTTTTAACTCAACTGGAACCTAACGCGGAAGCACGTCACAAACTCTTTGACGAGATACTGGACGGCAATGAAACTGTTCTTTCGCGGCTTAAGGAACGCCAACCGGAACTCATGGCCGGGCTGGAAATACTTCTCAACGTAACCGGCGCCACGTCGGACTACCTGGACAATCTGCGTTCGCTTTTCGTCTATTCCGCTGACTTGGAAGCCGCCACCGCCAGCTTCAGCGATACTCTGGATATGCTGGATGAACTGGGTGTGGCCTACGATATCGACCTGGCCTCGGGACGGGGCTTTGAATATTATACCGGCGCCATTTTCCACTTCTTTATCGACGATAAGGCGTTGGGCGGCGGCGGGCGATATGACAACTTGATCGGCCTGATGGGAGGCGAGCCCCGGCCGGCGGCTGGTTTCGCCCTCTATCTTGACGAGATAATGAAGTATGTCGACATCCTGGGATACAGTATCGATGAGCCTGATCGCTTTTTGATCAACTTCCCGCCGGGCGCTGAAGCGCATGCCTTCAGCGTGGCCACCGAACTTCGCGATGCCGACTATACCGCGGAGATCAAAATGGGCGACCCGGATGTACAGGAATATGACTGGGTGCTCAACATCACCGGCGACGGAACCCTGGTGCTGTCCGATACCGAAACGGATGAGGAATTCGAGTTCGATACCGTCGATGAGATGATCGAGATGCTGGGCGGGGAGGCCTCTGAAGAATGA
- a CDS encoding biotin--[acetyl-CoA-carboxylase] ligase: protein MKLDYRSVENALSGCRWGQTILTFECIASTMDKARALAHKGAPEGTLVVAAEQTAGRGRLTRSWLSPAGSLSLSLLLYPSPDKLPYLTMLAGLAVAQSIERTTSLRTDLKWPNDVLIDSRKVAGILVESGMVRGRHFAVLGIGINVNVDISGYPEIADIATSLSDEAGSPVDAMALLRAAVVSLETLYTEFSVSAILQDWRKKLVTLGKPVRATLGDTVIEGMAIDITDDGALVIRQSDGNDYVVVAGDVTLRHAV, encoded by the coding sequence GTGAAACTCGATTATCGCAGCGTGGAAAACGCCCTCTCCGGCTGTCGCTGGGGCCAGACTATCCTGACCTTCGAGTGCATCGCCTCGACGATGGACAAGGCCAGGGCACTGGCTCACAAGGGCGCGCCGGAAGGCACCCTCGTTGTGGCGGCGGAGCAGACCGCCGGCCGGGGTCGGCTGACCCGGTCGTGGTTGTCGCCAGCCGGATCGTTATCGTTATCACTGCTGTTGTACCCGTCGCCGGATAAATTACCTTACCTTACCATGCTGGCCGGACTGGCCGTCGCACAGTCCATCGAACGGACGACATCTCTTAGGACCGATCTAAAATGGCCTAATGACGTTCTCATCGATAGCCGGAAAGTTGCGGGCATTCTGGTAGAAAGCGGTATGGTCCGTGGGCGGCACTTTGCGGTCCTCGGCATCGGGATCAACGTCAACGTTGATATTTCAGGGTATCCGGAGATCGCGGACATCGCCACAAGCCTCTCGGATGAGGCGGGGAGCCCTGTCGATGCCATGGCTCTGTTGCGGGCGGCCGTCGTCAGTCTGGAGACCCTTTATACGGAGTTCAGCGTATCTGCGATACTTCAGGACTGGCGCAAAAAATTGGTGACGTTGGGAAAGCCGGTCCGGGCAACTTTAGGCGATACCGTTATCGAAGGGATGGCGATCGACATAACGGATGACGGCGCGTTGGTCATCCGTCAAAGCGATGGCAACGACTATGTAGTCGTCGCCGGGGACGTCACTTTGCGGCACGCTGTCTGA
- a CDS encoding DNA polymerase ligase N-terminal domain-containing protein, which produces MTAEDKLKEYRAKRDFKRTAEPEPEVAAPSAKPMFVVQKHDASRLHYDLRLEIDGVLKSWAVPKGPSMDPEVKHLAVPTEDHPMAYGGFEGTIPKGEYGGGTVMVWDTGTYINIQASKEKPLTMAEAFDAGRIEVFLDGKKLKGLFALIRTARGWLLFKMKDEHAKAGDILTEAPDSAVTGRNLEKIAAAE; this is translated from the coding sequence ATGACCGCAGAAGATAAACTCAAAGAATACCGCGCCAAACGAGACTTCAAACGGACCGCCGAGCCGGAACCGGAAGTCGCAGCCCCCTCGGCTAAGCCGATGTTCGTGGTCCAGAAACATGACGCTTCCCGCCTGCATTATGATCTTAGGTTGGAGATCGACGGTGTCCTGAAAAGTTGGGCAGTGCCCAAGGGCCCTTCCATGGATCCTGAGGTCAAACACCTGGCTGTGCCCACTGAGGATCATCCGATGGCCTACGGCGGCTTCGAAGGCACGATACCCAAGGGTGAATACGGCGGTGGCACGGTCATGGTCTGGGACACCGGGACCTACATCAATATTCAGGCTTCAAAAGAGAAACCGCTGACAATGGCCGAAGCTTTCGACGCCGGACGAATCGAGGTTTTCCTGGATGGCAAGAAACTCAAGGGGCTATTCGCCCTAATCCGGACCGCCCGCGGTTGGCTCCTTTTTAAGATGAAAGATGAACACGCCAAGGCAGGCGATATTCTAACCGAGGCGCCGGACTCCGCTGTGACCGGGCGGAATCTGGAAAAGATAGCGGCTGCCGAATAA
- a CDS encoding uroporphyrinogen decarboxylase family protein → MAEMTKKERIRAVIAGNPIDRVPVAFWRHWPGDDMRPESLAAVALEYQRRYDLDLIKLPVSSTYCVDDYGIKHAYRGSLIGDREYLSRVVHSPDDWARIQPLNVAQGTYGWHLDSLGLVVEKKDVNTPVIVTMFNPLSMAAYLAGDELLMAHLRQFPEKILPALDALAETSARFAQACVERGADGIFLSTRFASYEMMSAGEYSTFGRPFDLKVLGAALGGCLNVLHLHGQHPMLKELTDYPVQAVNWHDRTSDIDLAAAAELFPGMLMGGVEQQRLLLDGTPEDVAAQARDAIVGMRSRRLMLSTGCTYSLGVSDANLMAMRRAVG, encoded by the coding sequence ATGGCGGAGATGACCAAAAAAGAACGAATTCGGGCGGTGATAGCCGGGAACCCGATAGACCGCGTCCCCGTCGCTTTCTGGCGGCACTGGCCCGGTGACGATATGCGTCCTGAATCGCTGGCGGCAGTGGCTCTGGAATATCAACGCCGCTATGATCTTGATCTTATAAAGTTACCTGTATCTTCCACTTATTGTGTTGACGACTACGGTATAAAGCACGCATATCGCGGCAGCCTCATCGGCGACCGGGAATATTTGTCACGCGTCGTTCATTCTCCGGATGACTGGGCACGTATCCAGCCATTGAACGTCGCCCAAGGTACTTACGGTTGGCATCTGGATTCCCTCGGACTCGTCGTCGAGAAGAAGGATGTGAACACACCGGTGATCGTCACCATGTTCAATCCCTTGTCCATGGCAGCTTACCTGGCCGGTGATGAACTGCTGATGGCCCATTTACGCCAGTTTCCGGAAAAAATATTACCCGCACTTGATGCTTTGGCTGAAACCAGCGCCCGCTTCGCCCAGGCTTGCGTTGAGCGCGGAGCGGACGGCATATTTTTATCTACCCGATTTGCCAGTTATGAAATGATGAGCGCGGGCGAATACTCAACCTTCGGTCGGCCTTTCGACCTGAAAGTATTGGGAGCCGCTTTGGGAGGCTGCTTGAATGTGCTTCATCTCCACGGGCAGCACCCGATGTTGAAAGAGCTTACGGATTACCCGGTGCAGGCTGTGAACTGGCATGACCGCACTTCTGATATCGACCTTGCCGCCGCGGCTGAACTGTTTCCCGGGATGCTGATGGGCGGAGTGGAACAGCAGCGGCTGCTGCTCGATGGTACGCCGGAGGATGTGGCAGCGCAGGCGCGGGATGCGATCGTTGGAATGAGATCTAGACGGTTAATGCTCAGTACCGGCTGTACTTATTCGCTGGGTGTGTCCGACGCTAATCTGATGGCGATGCGGCGGGCGGTGGGCTGA
- the glgA gene encoding glycogen synthase GlgA has translation MQEIDPWLPGCLDITMAASEIVPFAKTGGLADVVGALSNTLANAGVKVNMVIPAYRPILLKYIDGRIPDRSIQIDIAGRVVKGGLFRESLSPLLDVYFVRADEYFDREGYYGDVSGDFPDNSERFAFFSRAVLEVARLNRSQVLHLHDWQASPAAAFLRLQSERYPELAQTKIVTTIHNLAYQGLFPCDHFPALDLDIFHFNLCQFEFYGMVNYLKAGLVNADRITTVSPTYACEIQQNGCGFGLEGVLRERAKDLSGILNGVEYTIWNPETDSLIAERYSRQKMDGKAFCKRALQNSYGLQQKPEIPLFCMVTRLTDGKGLELVTDILDDLLKIGAQFVILGSGDKYYEEFFLNLPSRYPGQAGVKIVFDEAVAHQTIAGADMLLMPSLREPCGLTQMYALRYGTVPIVRRTGGLADTVDQYDPMLDAGNGFLFDDYRGAEFLSAIQRALDVYQCGTNWHDLILRGMSIDNSWQSSMEIYLQLYGEMMG, from the coding sequence ATGCAGGAGATCGATCCTTGGCTTCCCGGTTGCCTCGACATTACTATGGCTGCATCGGAGATTGTGCCGTTCGCTAAAACCGGCGGCCTAGCCGATGTGGTGGGCGCTCTTTCAAATACGCTTGCGAATGCTGGCGTCAAGGTCAACATGGTCATCCCAGCATATCGCCCGATACTTCTTAAGTATATCGATGGCCGGATACCTGATCGGTCCATTCAAATCGATATTGCCGGCCGGGTAGTGAAGGGGGGATTGTTTAGAGAAAGTCTGTCCCCTCTTCTCGATGTCTATTTCGTTCGCGCCGATGAATATTTCGACAGGGAAGGATACTACGGTGACGTTTCCGGTGATTTTCCGGATAATTCCGAGCGGTTTGCCTTTTTTTCGAGAGCTGTACTAGAGGTTGCCAGGCTGAATCGCAGCCAGGTACTGCATCTCCATGACTGGCAGGCATCTCCGGCGGCGGCATTCCTCAGATTGCAATCGGAACGGTATCCCGAACTCGCCCAAACGAAGATAGTGACCACCATTCACAACCTGGCTTACCAGGGCCTTTTCCCATGTGATCATTTTCCTGCTCTCGATCTCGACATATTCCATTTTAACTTGTGCCAGTTCGAATTTTACGGAATGGTGAATTATCTCAAAGCCGGATTGGTCAACGCCGATCGAATAACGACGGTGAGCCCAACCTATGCTTGCGAGATCCAGCAAAATGGATGCGGCTTTGGTCTTGAGGGTGTTCTCAGAGAACGGGCGAAAGACCTTTCGGGGATACTGAACGGCGTCGAATACACTATCTGGAACCCGGAGACCGATTCCCTCATCGCCGAACGCTATTCGAGGCAAAAAATGGATGGCAAGGCATTCTGCAAACGGGCTCTCCAAAACAGTTACGGCCTGCAGCAGAAACCTGAAATTCCATTGTTTTGCATGGTTACCCGATTGACTGATGGCAAAGGTCTGGAACTGGTTACGGATATTTTAGATGATTTATTGAAGATTGGAGCCCAGTTTGTCATATTAGGCAGCGGGGATAAATATTACGAGGAATTCTTCCTGAATTTGCCTTCACGGTATCCTGGGCAGGCTGGTGTGAAAATTGTCTTCGATGAGGCCGTAGCCCACCAGACAATCGCCGGTGCAGACATGCTGCTAATGCCATCTCTTCGTGAACCTTGCGGACTAACCCAGATGTATGCGCTCAGGTACGGCACCGTTCCTATTGTCCGCCGGACCGGCGGGCTGGCTGACACCGTTGATCAATACGACCCAATGTTGGATGCGGGTAACGGCTTCCTTTTTGATGATTACCGTGGAGCCGAGTTTTTGTCGGCAATACAACGTGCTTTGGATGTCTACCAATGTGGGACGAATTGGCATGATCTGATCCTTCGTGGTATGTCTATCGACAATTCCTGGCAGAGTTCGATGGAAATATACCTGCAACTTTATGGGGAAATGATGGGGTGA
- a CDS encoding glucose-1-phosphate adenylyltransferase, translating to MPTLKDVLAIIMGGGKGVRLHPLTAFRAKPAIPIAGKYRLIDIPISNCINSGIARISVLTQFNSVSLNRHVSRTYRFDSFHSGYVEILAAEQTTGSNDWYEGTADAVRKQLLQIQSASPSDVLILAGDHLYRMDYSKMVEYHWANDADITVGVIPINGEEVDRFGVLKRGDDGRIISFCEKPKTPAAQSAMVSYPDRNCCYLGSMGIYIFRAGILATILNDNPDFDDFGKDIIPYAVGNLSVFSYEFDGYWRDIGTIRSFYDTNLELTRHDAAFSFYDPQGPIYTHARFLPGSILEDTNLQDVLLGEGCLIKHASISHSVVGIRSQIGRNCVITDSIMMGADYYDSPNHHQPIGIGENCYIQGAIIDKNVSIGPGSVIKSFPRGINDDFGTWAVQDGIVVIPKNTVIPAGTVIEPGMTAKQLGLPG from the coding sequence ATGCCTACTCTAAAAGACGTTTTGGCGATTATCATGGGTGGCGGCAAAGGTGTCAGACTTCATCCTTTGACTGCCTTCAGAGCAAAACCGGCTATTCCGATCGCCGGAAAATACCGACTCATCGATATCCCCATCAGCAACTGCATCAATTCCGGCATCGCACGCATAAGTGTGTTGACTCAGTTCAATTCCGTTTCACTTAATCGCCACGTCAGCCGGACGTATCGATTCGATTCTTTTCATTCCGGCTACGTGGAGATACTGGCCGCCGAACAAACGACGGGCTCCAATGACTGGTACGAGGGTACCGCGGATGCCGTCAGGAAACAACTTCTCCAGATCCAATCAGCATCACCCAGCGATGTTCTTATCCTGGCTGGAGACCATCTTTACCGAATGGACTACTCCAAGATGGTCGAATATCACTGGGCTAACGACGCCGATATTACCGTTGGCGTGATTCCCATCAACGGCGAAGAGGTTGACCGGTTCGGGGTACTCAAGCGCGGGGATGACGGACGTATCATTTCATTCTGTGAAAAACCGAAAACTCCGGCTGCTCAGTCGGCTATGGTCAGTTATCCCGACCGCAACTGCTGTTATCTCGGTTCTATGGGTATTTACATCTTCAGAGCCGGAATTCTGGCCACTATTCTCAACGATAACCCTGATTTTGACGATTTTGGCAAGGATATCATTCCCTACGCTGTAGGAAACTTATCAGTTTTCAGCTATGAATTCGACGGATACTGGCGGGATATTGGCACCATCCGCTCCTTTTACGACACCAATCTGGAACTTACCAGGCATGACGCGGCTTTCAGTTTCTACGATCCGCAGGGCCCGATCTACACTCATGCCCGCTTTTTACCCGGTTCTATTCTGGAGGACACCAATTTACAGGACGTGCTATTAGGTGAAGGCTGTCTGATCAAACATGCCAGTATCAGTCATTCCGTGGTCGGTATCCGGAGCCAGATCGGGCGTAATTGTGTTATCACCGACTCCATCATGATGGGCGCTGATTATTACGACTCACCTAACCATCACCAGCCGATCGGCATCGGTGAGAACTGTTATATTCAGGGTGCGATCATCGATAAGAACGTCAGCATAGGTCCGGGGTCGGTGATTAAGTCCTTTCCGCGGGGAATCAACGACGACTTCGGCACCTGGGCTGTCCAGGACGGTATCGTGGTTATACCCAAGAATACAGTCATCCCGGCCGGAACGGTTATCGAACCCGGCATGACGGCAAAACAGCTGGGTCTTCCGGGTTGA
- a CDS encoding HRDC domain-containing protein, which translates to MTDSKPVPVEFINQIANLKPAAKEMYGSPVIAVDTESNSRHYYPEQLCLIQIATRHKIFIIDTLALGELTPLKDIMADRTIQKVFHSADYDIRSLDRHQGLLIRNIYDTQVSARFTGITQFSLAALLKDVLGIPIEKNARLQKADWGLRPLSDEAIAYAADDVRYLLPLQQELDQRLQALDRTGWAIEECLRLEEVRYSAPDLETTYRSIKGVTSLDSRGVAIFKRLFLFREAQARRWHRPPFYLIPDSAMLSLAADPTVNLSDVPGIGQIWLNRFGRDLQQALDQGQKEPPINFPPAVRPPRPTDEQIKRLNRLREWRAALSVSLALDPSLIWASASLERLAEAPDTITDELGHPGIRRWQSQTFGASLADLLKSLIDNG; encoded by the coding sequence GTGACCGATTCGAAACCCGTTCCCGTAGAATTTATAAACCAAATTGCTAACCTCAAGCCGGCCGCGAAGGAAATGTACGGCTCACCGGTAATCGCCGTGGATACCGAGTCCAATAGTCGCCACTATTACCCGGAACAGCTTTGTCTCATCCAAATCGCTACCCGTCATAAGATCTTCATCATCGATACTCTTGCTCTCGGAGAGCTGACTCCGCTCAAAGACATTATGGCTGATCGGACCATCCAGAAGGTGTTCCATTCGGCTGATTACGATATCCGGAGCCTTGACCGACACCAAGGACTACTCATCCGTAACATCTACGATACCCAGGTATCCGCCCGATTCACCGGCATCACCCAATTCAGCCTGGCGGCATTGCTCAAGGACGTGCTTGGCATACCCATAGAAAAGAACGCGCGCTTACAGAAGGCAGATTGGGGGTTGCGCCCGCTTTCCGATGAAGCGATCGCCTACGCCGCGGACGATGTCCGCTATCTGCTGCCTCTGCAACAGGAACTGGATCAGAGGCTCCAGGCATTGGATAGGACCGGATGGGCGATCGAAGAATGCCTCCGGCTCGAAGAGGTCCGGTATTCAGCGCCGGACTTGGAAACCACATACCGGTCTATCAAAGGTGTAACTAGTCTCGATAGCCGCGGTGTGGCGATTTTCAAGCGCCTGTTCTTGTTCCGCGAGGCCCAAGCCCGCCGCTGGCACCGGCCACCTTTTTACCTGATACCTGATTCCGCTATGCTTAGTCTGGCTGCCGATCCGACTGTCAATTTGTCCGATGTACCCGGTATCGGACAAATCTGGTTGAACAGGTTCGGCCGGGACCTTCAGCAGGCTCTGGACCAAGGTCAAAAGGAACCGCCGATCAATTTCCCGCCCGCCGTCAGACCGCCACGACCAACGGACGAACAAATCAAACGGCTCAACCGCCTCAGGGAATGGCGTGCTGCATTAAGCGTTTCCCTGGCGCTCGACCCATCCCTGATTTGGGCCTCCGCAAGCCTCGAAAGACTGGCTGAAGCGCCTGATACGATCACCGATGAGCTAGGACACCCCGGTATCCGGCGCTGGCAGAGCCAGACCTTCGGTGCGTCTCTCGCTGATTTGTTGAAATCGTTAATCGATAACGGGTAA
- the cobS gene encoding adenosylcobinamide-GDP ribazoletransferase — translation MGFTLALQFLTRIPVTMASIGNDEVMARSMSYFAFIGLLIGGAAAGLHYLLYQGFSPAVANLGAIIFVIFLTGNLHGDGLMDTADGIFSGRPRERMLEIMKDSRVGSHGVMAGVLVILLRFVLLGEMDRTTVMMALVLAPVLGRWAQVYGAARYPYARSSGGTGSFTSHVGWRELGFNSFVAIGTALVLLQVSGLVLFSAVLVGTVLFHGWVRSRLGGITGDTLGAASETIEILTLLMIVALLSFT, via the coding sequence ATGGGATTTACACTGGCGCTACAATTTTTAACGAGGATTCCCGTCACCATGGCCAGCATCGGAAATGATGAGGTCATGGCCCGGTCGATGTCATATTTTGCCTTCATCGGTCTTTTAATCGGCGGAGCGGCTGCCGGACTGCACTATTTGCTGTACCAGGGTTTCTCCCCGGCGGTAGCCAATCTTGGCGCCATCATCTTCGTCATTTTCCTGACCGGCAACCTCCACGGTGACGGCCTGATGGACACCGCCGACGGTATTTTCAGCGGCCGCCCCCGGGAGCGGATGCTGGAGATCATGAAGGACAGCCGGGTGGGTTCCCACGGGGTGATGGCGGGAGTGCTGGTGATACTGCTGCGGTTCGTGCTGCTGGGAGAAATGGACAGGACTACAGTGATGATGGCGCTGGTGCTGGCGCCGGTGCTGGGGCGCTGGGCTCAAGTGTATGGGGCCGCCCGATACCCATATGCCAGAAGTTCCGGCGGAACCGGTTCTTTTACCTCCCATGTTGGCTGGCGGGAACTGGGTTTCAATTCGTTCGTGGCGATTGGGACGGCTTTGGTACTGCTCCAGGTTTCCGGCCTGGTGCTCTTCAGCGCCGTTCTGGTGGGCACGGTTTTGTTCCATGGCTGGGTTAGAAGCAGACTCGGGGGTATCACCGGCGACACCCTGGGCGCGGCCAGCGAAACGATAGAGATACTGACACTGCTGATGATAGTCGCTTTGTTATCTTTCACTTAA
- the cobT gene encoding nicotinate-nucleotide--dimethylbenzimidazole phosphoribosyltransferase → MRLSLTETLDGIRPVDNAWRVKARKRLDDLAIPHNSLGHLLDLAEQLAAIQESMTPSVARKMVVTMAGDHGVVAEGVSAFPQEVTRQMVANFVAGGAAINVLAEAAGAGVTVVDMGVAADLSHLANEGKILSYKVAPGTQNMAMGPAMTRDQAIQSLEAGIEIAGLLKEKGVELLGTGDMGIGNTTPSSAILSVFTGRTPRQVTGRGTGIDDAALDNKVRVIEKAIALNNPDPDDALDVLAKVGGFEIGGIAGLVLGAAYYRIPVVIDGLISSAGALVAKHLAPWSVHYMIAAHQSLEPGHRYMLEALGLKPVLNLNLRLGEGTGAALAMNIVEAASRIIHEMLTFSGAGVSGPGTAGGASHA, encoded by the coding sequence ATGCGTTTATCTTTGACAGAAACCTTGGACGGCATCCGCCCCGTCGATAACGCCTGGCGGGTCAAAGCCCGGAAGCGGTTGGATGACCTGGCTATCCCCCATAACAGCCTGGGACACCTGCTGGACCTAGCGGAACAACTGGCTGCCATTCAAGAAAGTATGACGCCTTCCGTAGCCCGGAAAATGGTTGTGACCATGGCCGGGGATCATGGGGTGGTTGCCGAAGGCGTCAGCGCTTTTCCCCAGGAGGTCACCCGTCAGATGGTAGCCAATTTTGTAGCCGGAGGCGCGGCCATCAATGTCCTTGCTGAAGCCGCGGGCGCCGGTGTGACCGTCGTTGATATGGGTGTGGCGGCGGATCTCAGTCACTTGGCGAATGAGGGGAAGATACTTTCATATAAAGTTGCACCGGGTACGCAGAATATGGCCATGGGTCCGGCGATGACCCGGGACCAGGCGATACAGTCTCTGGAAGCGGGCATCGAGATCGCCGGTCTCCTGAAAGAAAAAGGTGTCGAACTCTTGGGCACCGGGGACATGGGCATCGGCAATACGACCCCCTCTAGCGCCATCCTGTCGGTCTTTACCGGGCGCACCCCGCGGCAGGTCACCGGCCGGGGAACCGGTATCGATGACGCGGCCTTGGATAATAAGGTCAGGGTTATCGAAAAAGCCATCGCCTTGAACAACCCGGATCCGGACGACGCCCTGGACGTGCTGGCTAAAGTAGGCGGCTTTGAAATAGGCGGTATCGCCGGACTGGTGCTGGGCGCGGCCTACTACCGGATTCCGGTGGTGATCGACGGTCTGATCTCATCCGCCGGAGCCCTGGTAGCCAAACACCTGGCGCCCTGGTCCGTCCATTATATGATTGCCGCCCATCAGTCCCTGGAACCGGGACACCGCTACATGCTGGAGGCCCTGGGACTCAAACCCGTGCTGAACCTGAACCTGCGCCTGGGAGAGGGCACCGGGGCCGCCCTGGCGATGAATATTGTTGAAGCAGCTTCCCGGATAATCCATGAAATGCTGACGTTTTCCGGCGCCGGGGTTTCCGGTCCGGGCACCGCTGGGGGCGCTTCTCATGCATGA